A single region of the Cyanobacteria bacterium FACHB-DQ100 genome encodes:
- a CDS encoding glycosyltransferase family 4 protein, which translates to MKIAFIAVNNTAPWGGSEELWAQTAIYLAKSGHQVAVNVKGWATKPAQMQAIEAVCSTTYRGYDRNWMEKLSFMAQRGKSFYRWLDRVRPDLAVISQSSNNDGLSWMEACSSRSIPYVTISHIATENYWYADALNARLAIAYTQAKRAYFVSQNTRDITLKQIATPLPQARIVRNPFNVAYTATPPWQPTEAGFKLACVGRLHPPSKGQDLLFEVLRSPKWKNRPLTVTLFGSGSHTETLKRLQTLWELDQIEFASFTSDIEALWATHHGLILPSRYEGLPLVVVEAMLCGRMCIVTDVAGNTELVEDNINGFVAKAPTPELLDEALERAWQQRESWYELGKAAAEKVRQEIPPDPIAVFAEEIESLMN; encoded by the coding sequence GTGAAAATTGCCTTTATTGCCGTGAACAATACCGCCCCTTGGGGCGGCAGCGAAGAACTCTGGGCGCAGACTGCGATTTACCTAGCAAAATCTGGGCATCAGGTCGCAGTCAATGTCAAGGGCTGGGCAACGAAGCCCGCTCAGATGCAAGCCATAGAAGCAGTCTGCTCAACCACCTATCGCGGCTACGATCGCAATTGGATGGAAAAGCTCAGCTTTATGGCACAGCGCGGCAAAAGCTTTTATCGCTGGCTCGATCGAGTGCGTCCTGATCTCGCTGTCATTTCTCAATCTAGCAACAATGACGGGCTTTCCTGGATGGAAGCTTGCAGCAGCAGAAGCATTCCTTATGTCACGATTTCGCATATTGCAACAGAGAATTATTGGTATGCGGATGCGCTCAATGCTCGATTGGCGATCGCCTACACTCAAGCAAAACGAGCCTATTTCGTCTCGCAAAACACTCGCGATATCACGCTTAAACAAATCGCAACGCCTCTACCCCAAGCCCGAATTGTCAGAAATCCGTTCAACGTCGCTTACACGGCTACGCCCCCTTGGCAGCCTACCGAAGCTGGATTCAAGCTGGCTTGCGTGGGAAGACTGCATCCTCCTAGTAAAGGGCAAGATCTGTTATTTGAAGTCTTGCGATCGCCCAAATGGAAAAATCGTCCGCTCACCGTCACGCTGTTTGGCAGCGGTAGCCACACGGAAACGCTCAAACGCCTGCAAACTCTGTGGGAACTCGACCAAATCGAATTCGCATCCTTCACCTCGGATATCGAAGCTCTTTGGGCAACGCATCATGGATTGATCCTGCCCTCTCGGTATGAAGGATTACCCCTTGTGGTGGTCGAAGCAATGCTGTGTGGACGAATGTGTATTGTGACTGATGTGGCGGGTAACACAGAACTGGTCGAGGACAATATTAATGGCTTCGTTGCCAAAGCTCCCACACCAGAACTACTTGATGAAGCGTTGGAGCGGGCTTGGCAGCAGCGAGAATCTTGGTATGAACTGGGAAAAGCAGCAGCAGAAAAGGTGCGCCAGGAAATTCCACCCGATCCGATTGCCGTCTTTGCCGAAGAAATAGAATCCTTAATGAATTAG
- a CDS encoding acyltransferase — MQLEQTSDRRNTYIDFLDPIRGFAIIGVSIFHALDALADNYAQLPWGDWFRTLPTPRWLLLVTPGTLGWAGVAVFFAVSGFCIHLSFARGRQPNFTTFFLRRFFRIYPPYLFALILFAFIIPRRELASGPFSAWTQLGVHLALINNIDIHSIYRVNNSFWSIAIEAQLYVIYPALLFLASKFGWRKSLAGLAVLEVFLRLVAPALFLSFTAQTRIPTWIEFSPFTYWYSWSIGAWLAEAYLLKQPLPFARSSLWLWFALAVGTYCFKPLYPLSFMFFAILSTTWIAKLLNGEQFKLQVPQFCTTYLSRIGLLSYSIYLLHQPLMEQLVMLMIRLRPSLFADPVPKFLVALSAWLFIVPLSALLYRYCELPSIRLGKIVIEKLGTAKAQ, encoded by the coding sequence ATGCAATTAGAACAGACCAGCGATCGCCGCAATACCTACATTGATTTTCTCGATCCCATCCGTGGATTTGCAATTATTGGTGTTTCTATTTTCCATGCTTTGGATGCTCTTGCCGATAACTATGCGCAGCTTCCCTGGGGAGACTGGTTTCGGACGCTACCCACACCGCGATGGTTGCTGCTAGTTACCCCCGGCACCCTCGGTTGGGCAGGCGTTGCCGTTTTCTTCGCTGTCAGTGGCTTTTGTATTCATTTGAGTTTTGCCCGTGGTCGTCAACCTAACTTTACGACCTTCTTTCTGCGGCGGTTTTTTCGCATTTACCCACCTTATCTGTTCGCGCTGATTCTCTTTGCGTTCATCATTCCGCGTCGAGAACTCGCATCAGGCCCGTTTTCAGCCTGGACGCAGTTGGGTGTGCATCTGGCGCTGATTAACAACATTGATATCCACTCGATCTATCGGGTGAATAACTCGTTTTGGAGCATTGCGATCGAGGCTCAACTCTATGTTATCTATCCAGCGCTGTTGTTTCTGGCATCCAAATTTGGTTGGCGTAAATCACTTGCGGGATTAGCAGTGCTTGAAGTCTTTTTGCGACTTGTGGCGCCCGCTCTCTTTCTCAGTTTTACAGCGCAAACGAGGATTCCCACTTGGATTGAATTTTCACCCTTTACCTACTGGTATAGCTGGTCGATCGGGGCGTGGCTGGCAGAGGCGTATTTGCTCAAGCAGCCCTTACCGTTTGCGCGATCATCCCTCTGGCTCTGGTTTGCGCTTGCGGTCGGAACCTACTGCTTTAAGCCGCTCTATCCGTTGTCTTTTATGTTTTTTGCGATTCTCTCTACCACCTGGATTGCCAAACTGCTGAATGGAGAGCAATTTAAGCTGCAAGTACCACAGTTCTGTACAACTTATCTCAGTCGGATTGGTCTCTTGAGCTATAGTATTTATCTGCTTCATCAGCCGTTAATGGAGCAGCTTGTGATGTTGATGATTAGACTGCGTCCTAGTTTGTTTGCAGACCCGGTCCCGAAGTTCTTAGTCGCATTATCCGCTTGGCTCTTTATTGTTCCGCTATCGGCTTTGTTGTATCGATATTGCGAGTTACCAAGCATTCGTCTGGGCAAGATTGTAATCGAAAAATTGGGAACAGCAAAGGCGCAATAA
- a CDS encoding KpsF/GutQ family sugar-phosphate isomerase, which yields MPLTQTELHWSHVQSLLQLEADAIAKTAQRLNPQAVNLAVTLLLNCRGKVVLSGVGKSGIVAQKIAATLNSIGTVAVFLHPCDALHGDLGIVNAADVGIVLSNSGETDELLQMMPHLKHRNVPVIAILGNLSSTLAQQATIALDASVNREACPHNLAPTTSTTVALALGDALAISVMQLKGTTPEEFAFNHPAGRLGKRLTLTVRDLMHPDSPTLTSQASWLEVIEGISRGGLGAVNIVDQQGKLLGLITDGDLRRCIQRTKPVDLETLTAAHIMTQNPVSIQPEVLAYDALKLMENRPSQISVLPVVDEAQHCMGLLRLHDLFRSGL from the coding sequence GTGCCATTGACTCAAACTGAGCTACATTGGTCGCACGTTCAATCGCTGCTGCAACTCGAAGCAGATGCGATCGCAAAGACGGCTCAGCGACTTAATCCCCAAGCGGTGAATCTCGCAGTGACGCTGTTACTAAACTGTCGCGGCAAAGTGGTGCTGTCAGGGGTTGGAAAGTCTGGAATTGTTGCTCAAAAAATTGCTGCAACCCTCAACAGCATCGGAACGGTAGCTGTATTTTTACATCCGTGCGATGCGCTGCATGGTGATCTTGGAATTGTCAATGCTGCAGATGTGGGGATTGTGCTGAGCAATAGCGGCGAAACCGATGAACTGCTTCAGATGATGCCTCACCTGAAGCATCGCAACGTACCCGTGATTGCGATTTTAGGCAATCTCAGTTCAACCTTGGCCCAGCAAGCCACGATCGCGCTAGATGCCTCGGTCAATCGCGAAGCTTGTCCGCACAACCTAGCACCAACCACCAGTACAACAGTCGCACTCGCGCTTGGAGACGCACTAGCAATTAGCGTGATGCAACTCAAAGGTACAACCCCCGAAGAGTTCGCGTTTAATCATCCTGCCGGTCGGCTTGGAAAGCGATTAACCCTGACCGTGCGCGATTTGATGCACCCAGATAGTCCGACGCTAACTTCCCAAGCCTCTTGGCTAGAAGTGATTGAAGGTATCAGTCGGGGTGGACTTGGAGCCGTGAATATCGTCGATCAGCAAGGCAAGCTGCTAGGCTTGATTACAGATGGAGATTTACGGCGCTGCATTCAGAGAACCAAGCCAGTCGACTTAGAAACCCTGACGGCGGCTCATATCATGACCCAAAATCCGGTTTCGATTCAGCCAGAAGTGCTTGCCTATGACGCGCTGAAGCTCATGGAGAATCGTCCTTCTCAAATCTCTGTTTTACCTGTAGTAGATGAAGCGCAACACTGTATGGGGCTGTTGCGCCTGCATGACCTGTTTCGCAGCGGACTCTAG